AAATCTTTTGGAGGATTTTTCAAAAGCTCTTTGACTTTGTTAACCAGAGGGAATTTGTCGTTTTCATTGGTCTCAACTTTAAGCTCTTCGGTAGAGTAAACGACAGGAAGTTTAGCGATTTCTGCATCTACATCCAAACCATTTTTCACCATTTCTATCATACGAAGTGTTGCGTAAATGGCATCATCATAGCCAAAATAACGATCATTAAAGAAAAGGTGACCGCTCACTTCGGCTGCAAAATCGGCATTGGTTTTAGCGATCATCACTTTGAGGTTACTATGTCCTGTTTTGTACATAATCGCCTTGCCACGTTTGTTGATCTCATCGTACATGACTTGGGAACATTTTACTTCGCCAATGACCGTTGGATTTTTCATAGCACTTGAGAAAAGAATCGCCATGATGTCACCTTTGACATTGTTATGCTTCGTCAAAAACGCGAGTCTATCGGCATCGCCATCATAAGCAAAGCCAAGGGCATATTCACCTTCAAGCTCTTTTTTAATATCCTTAAGATTTTTTTCTACCGTTGGGTCTGGGTGGTGATTTGGGAAAGTGCCATCTGGGTCTGTATATAAACCTTTACATGTAAAGTCTAAAGCTTTAAAAACATCTTGCACCACGACACCTGCGACGCCGTTACCACAGTCATACACAAACGGTTGGTTGAAGCCTTTAAGATGGTCAAACTCTTTGATAAGATAAGCAATATAGCGCTCTTTAGCATTGATAAATGCAGAGCTTAAGTCATCTTCGATTTCAGTATCATAATTGGCAATAATTTCTCGACCAAGTGCGTAAATATCTTCGCCAAAAAAGGGTTTTTTATCAATCGTAATTTTAAAGCCATTGTATTCACTTGGATTGTGAGAACCGGTAATCATAATGGAAGCATTAGGCGTTACGCCATCAAAATCTTGAAAGTTACTAAAGTAATTCACAGGCGTTGCAACCAGCCCCATCGTCAAGACTTTACAACCCGCTTTGTTAAGTCCGCTTGTGAGATACTCGCACAAAATTGGTGAGTGTGAGCGCGCGTCATAGCCAATCGCAACGGTTTTACCCACTTTGACAATCTGTTTTCCTAAAAAATACCCAATTAATTTTACGGTTTGCTCGTTAAGCTCTTTTTCGTAGATACCTCTGATGTCATACTCTCTAAATATCGTTTTCAATGGTTCTCCTTGTATAATTCTTCTTCGATTGCGATGCCAAAGACATCCGTATAGGACTTTTCGACTCGTAAATTTTCCTGCATTGTAGCCAATGCACGCTGATAATCCTCTATAATGAGGTTGCCTTTAAGTAGTTCATACTTCAAAAATAGCCAATAGGTGTTCAGCACATCACTCTCGCAATACTCCTTGATGGTATCGATTTCCCCTGCATAATAAAGCTCCATAACCTGATCGCCATGCACATCGTATTTGCCAGGAAGCCCTACCATTGAGCAGACATGATCTAACTTCATACCTCGCACCGCCCCAAATTCACACAGATGATCGAGCAAATCAACATGAAAACGATCTGAATAGCGAGACCGATAATTTTCCCATTTGTTTTTATTCAGCTCTTTATTGTCAACTTCAAAATAAGCGTTACATGTAAGGTTGTATTGCATGGCACGAAGCATCAAAAGCGGCATATCAAAACTTCTGCCGTTAAAGCTCACCAGCTTAGGATTGTGCTTATTGATGAAGCCTAAAAAGTTCTTGATCATCTCGTGTTCATTGTTGCCTTCAATGCTGCTCACCTTGCGAAAGATGCCAAAATCATCGGCAATGACGGCTGAAATCGCCACGATTTTATGAAAAGAGAGCGGTAAAAAGCTGCTTCCACTCTTTTCCTCTTGCTCTTTTTGCGCTAAAAGCGAGACTTCAAGGTCATCTCCTTCAAGGCTTAGGACGCTTCGAATTAGCTTGGTATCAGGGATGGTCTCTATATCGAACACACAGATCATTGAACAGCCTTTAAGTCACTTTTAGTTAAAATTATAACTTAACTCATTTAAAAAGGGATGATACGGAATGAAAATTGCGATTGTAAAACTATCCGCACTGGGTGATATTATTCACGCCATGATTGTTTTACAATATATCAAAAAAAATATCCCAAATGCACAGATTGATTGGTTTGTGGAAGAAAAATTTGTGGGTATTTTGGAAAACAATCCTCACATCCATGCCATCTATCCCCTGCATCTTAAAAACAATACACTCCATTTTTTCAAAGAGTATCAAAAGCTCAAGATGATCTCAAAACAAAATCAGTATGATCTTGTTTTAGACCTGCAAGGACTCATCAAATCTGCCCTAGTTGCTAGAATTTTAAGTCCAAACTGTGTTGGTTTCGATAAACAAAGTCTTCGAGAACCGCTGGCTGCATTCTTCTATAAAACTTCTTTTCATGTTCCTTATGAAGAAAATGTCATTATGCGCAATCTCAAGCTTACATGTAAAGCTCTCAATATCGATATACCAGACATTCAAACCAAAGAACCTTTTTTATTTTCAACGCATAAAAGTGACATCACACCCTCGCTTCTTGTCATCACAGGCTCATCGTGGCAAAGCAAAGTGTATCCCAAAGAGCATTTTGTGACCATTTTCAATGCTTTACATGTAAAGAGTTTTATTGCATGGGGAAGTGAAGAGGAAAAAAAAGATGCACAGTATATCTGCGATCATACCAACGCAGAGATGCTTCCTAAAATGAGCTTAGATGAGCTAAAATCCATTGTCAAAAACAGCCATTTAGTCATTGGCGCAGATAGTGGTCCAACGCATATGGCATGGGCATTAGGGCGTCCTAGCATTACCATTTTTGGTCCGACACCTTCGGCGCGCAACACCGTTACAACCCCCATAAATTTGACAATAGATTGTGAAAAAGCTATAAATGCAAGAAATATCAATAAACATAATTTTTGCATTCAGCAGATTGATCCCTTAAAAATTATTGCATTAGCGAAGGAACTACTCCCGTGTTAGACGCTTTTTATGTATCAGCTTTTTGGCTGTTTAAACTCTTCGTTACAAAACTTCCCAAATCTTTATTGCGTATCTTGATTCATACGTTCGCAACGATAGGATACCTCATTGATGCGAAACATAACAAGATTGCCAAAGTCAATTTGGATCTTGCTTTTGAAGATCGTATGAGTGATAAACAAAAGACGGAAATTATTAAACAATGCTATCAAAATCTACTCTATCTTCTGAGAGAATTTATTGTCAATCAAACCATTTCTAAAGAAAATTTACTGAAAAAAATCACATTTCATAATGAACATATTTATGAAGATGCGATTCAAAAAAAGCAAGGTGTTATTTTTCTCACAGCACATTATGGAAGTTGGGAACTTTTATCGTTAGCGATGGGAGCAAAATTTGGCCCAATGAGTATTATCGGCAGAAAGCTCGATTCTGTTGCTATGAATGCTATATTAGAAAAAAATAGACAACGTTTTAATATCACATTGTTAGAGAAAAAAGGTGCGATGCGAGGTATGCTGAAGGCTTTGCAAAAAGGTGAAAATGTGGGTTTGCTTGTCGATCAAAATACAGCCGAGCAAGAAGGAATTCTTATCTCCTTTTTTGGAAAAAGTGCGCGACATACCCCAGCAGCAGCACAATTTTCAAAAAAGATGAATGTGACCATCATCCCTACTTTTATTACCACAAACGATTATGAACACTTTGATATAACGCTTTATGAACCAATATTGCCACCACAAAATGATGATGAAAAAGCCATCATCGATAGTGTTCAAGCACAAGCAAACATTACACAACAGGTGATTGAACAGAAACCTGATGAGTGGTTTTGGTTTCACAGAAGATGGAAAAATCAATATGAAGAACTCTACAAATGATTGCATTATCAATTGTTATCATTACCTTTAATAGCGAAAAATATCTTGAAGAAGTACTGAAATCATGTCTGTTTGCCGATGAAGTGGTGGTGGTTGACTCAGGCTCACATGACAACACCATTACGATTGCACAAAGCTTCCCCAATGTTACCCTTGTTCAGCAACCGTGGCTAGGATTTGGGCTTCAAAAGCAAAAAGGGGTAGACCTTGCACGCCATGACTGGGTGTTTGTTTTAGACAGTGATGAAGTCATCACGCAAGCGCTTCAAGAGGAAATCATCTTTACATGTAAAAGCTTTACATGTAAAGGCTATTTTGTACCTCGTATCAATTATTTCTTTGGCAAACCTATCAAACGTATGGGATTGTACCCTGATGCAACATTGCGACTTTTTGATCGAAAGAGTGCACACTTCAGTGAAAGTGCTGTGCATGAAAAAGTCATTTTAGACGGTGAATCCACTCAGTTACAATCACCCATGCTGCATTACGCATACGATACGATAGAGCAATTTATCGCAAAACAAAACCGCTACTCATCATTGGGAGCAAAACATAATTTTCTCAAAGCATTACTCAATCCTTCTTGGACATTTTTTAAACTTTTTATCCTCAAAGGTGGCATTTTAGAAGGTTGGCGAGGATATGTTATCGCTAAACTTTATGCTCAATATACTTTCTGGAAGTACATCAAATGAAAATTTTAATTCTAAAATTTCGCAACATTGGCGATGTATTATTGGTGACACCACTGTTAGATAACCTTAAAGCGCACTACCCTGATGCCCTGATTGATATTGCTGTCAATAAAGGGACAGAGACAATGGTAGAAGGACATCCGGCCCTGCATAGTGTCATCACCTATAATCGCTCCTTCATCAAAAGCCTTGGCATATGGAACAGACTCAAAGCCGAACTTGCATTTGCATGGAAACTTCGAACAACACATTACGATATCGTCATTAACCTCACAGAGGGTGATAGAGGCGCTCAATTAGCACTTATGAGTAATGCTCCCATTCGTATAGGCTATCACTCCAAAAATAGACTTTTTCACCGCGCATTTACCCATTTCTTACCACCTCAACAAATGCGCCATACACTCGAATGCAACCTAGACCCGCTCGTGGCCCTTGGACTTCCTATACTAACGCATAGAGCATCTATTTTTTGGAGCGAAAAAGAAAAAAATACAACAAAAGAATATACGAATTTTATTCATATTCATCCGGTCAGTAGATGGCTTTTTAAATGTATTGATGATGCGCTTATGGCACAGATCATTGATTTTTGCCAAGAAGAACTACAAACTCCTGTCATTCTTACGGCTTCACCTGATGAAATAGAAATGAAAAAAATTGAAAAAATTCTCTCATTTTGCAAAACTTCCCCCATTAATTTGAGTGGCACTCTCTCTCTAAAAGAGACCGCAGCGCTGAATGCTAAAGCCAAAATGTTCATTGGTGTCGATACGGCCATTATGCATATCTCAGCCGCCAATGATGTGCCTGTTTTAGCCTTTTTTGGGCCAAGTGGAGCATTTCACTGGGGTCCGTGGGATAATGCCCTTTCGCACAGTAGTTATACGCAAAGAAATGGTTTTCAAACAATGGGCAAACACCGTGTTCTCCAAGTCAATTGGCAATGTGCCCCTTGTGGAAAAGATGGCTGTAATGGCAGTAAAATCAGTGACTGCTTAATGCAAAAAGGGTTAGCTATAGAAACGATCAAACGCCATATTAAAGAGATGCTTCATGATTAATATTTTAGAACTCGAAAGCTCCAAAGGCTGGGGTGGACAAGAAAAAAGAACCGCAAGGCTGGTAAATTCTTTAGACAAAAACAACTTTAAAGTTTTTTGGGGAGTTCAGCCTAATAGCGAACTTTTAAAAAGAAAAAACGAGATCAACGCCGATTTTTTTGAAGTTCCCATCCGAAAAAGTTACGATCTTGTAGCACTGTGGAAAGTCATCAAACTTGTCAAAGAGCATCATATCGATGTTATTGCGACGCATTCGGGGAAAGATGGCTGGATAGGCGCACTTGCTGGACTTTTCACCAAAGCCAAAGTGATTCGCACTCGTCATCTCCAAACACCTATAACATCACCTGTCTCTTACAATCTCAATGATCATGTCGTAACCGTCAGTTCACAAGTTAAAGATTATCTCATCGGACGTGGCGTAAAACAAGAAAAGCTTTCCGTTATTTACACTGGTGTTGATACTCAAAAATTCTCACCATCCTTGAAAACAGATATTAAAAAAGAGCTCAATCTTTCGGAAGATACTATTGTGATTGGTATCGTTGCCGTCCTTCGTGCGGCAAAAAGACATCGTGATCTTCTTGAAGCTTTTGCGAATATCCAAACCGATAAAAAGGTTGTTGTCGTCATCATTGGTTCAGGTCCGCAAGAAGACAATATCAAGAATCTTATTGCAGAAAAAGAGTTAACACATCACGTTTTTATGCTGGGACATCGAGAAGATATTGATCAACTTCTCCCCTCTTTGGATATCTTTGTTCTCCCTTCCAATATGGAAGCACTAGGAACAGCTATTCTTGAAGCATCTGCATGTGGTGTACCATGCGTTGGTAGTCATGTGGGAGGCATACCTGAGTGTATCAAAGATCAAGAGAGTGGCTTATTGTTTGAAAAAGAAAATATCGCACAACTCACAGATGCCCTGACGACACTCATCAATGATGAAGTGTTGCGCAAACAATTTGGACGCAACGCTAGAGCACTTATTGAAGAGCATTTTTCCGTCTCTAAAATGACACAGGAAACAGAAGCACTTTATAAAAAGGCTACAGAGTGAGTGTTCCTGTTTTGATGTACCATCATATTTTACCTCAAAGCTCTTTCATCACTTCCAGCGTTGATGAGTTTAGAGAACAGATGTCTTTTTTAGCCCAAAATGGATGGACAACCCTTACAAGCGATGAATTTTACCGCTATAAGAAAGGTGAATTTACCCCTCCCAAAAAATCCGTTCTTATTACGTTTGATGATGGGTGGAGAGACAATTATATCTATGCCTACCCTATTCTTAAAGAGTTTGGGTTAAAAGCGACCCTCTTTTTAATCACAGAATGGATTGAAAAAGCGAGTGAATGCAAAGAAAATTTTGAGCCCATGAAGCACAAAGAGGCTAAAAAAGAAGTTTCGCAACATCCTGCAAAAGTCATTTTAAATTGGGATGAAATTGAAACAATGAAAGATGTTTTCGACTTTCATTCGCACACCTATACGCACAGAGATAACTGCTTTGACACAGTCACATGGAAAGACGAATTTCAAAAATCACGTCGTATGATGCAAAAAAGACTTGGATTTGACGATCTGCACTTATGCTGGCCACGTGGGATTTACGATGAAACGCTTATGAAACAAGCACAAGAAGAAGGTTTTGAAATACTTTATACCATTCAAAGAGGCATCAACAAACCCGATGGTAAAATGGATGAGATCAAACGAATAGCAGTAAAAAAAGGAGCAAAGTGGCTCAAAAAAACACTGTTTATCTTTTCAAATGATATGTTAGGCTCACTTTATGCAAGGATCAAAAATGATTGATTTAAGTAACAAAAAAGTTCTTCTTGTTCGCAATGACAACATAGGTGATCTTATCTGTACAACACCTGCCATTGAAGCGCTACGTAAAAAATACCCAAGTGCACAAATAGATATCGTGGTTAACAGTTACAATGAAGATGCTATTAAAGAAAATCCTTTTATCAATAAAACCTATATCTACACGAAGCCAAAACACAAAAAAGGATTGGTTGAAAAGATCAAAGCTGCTTTTGGTAAACTCAAAATTTTAGTCCAAATTATAAGTGAAGGTTACGATGCTGTTGTCATTTTCAGAGGTGGATACTCTAAATCAGCAGAGCTTTTTTCAACACTTTCCAGAGCACACTATAAAATTGGCGTCCAAAATAAAAATGGTAAAGATGGATTTACAACGCATATTATCCCCAATCCAAATACGCATGAAGTTATGTTTTGTTTTGAGTGTTTAAAACCTTTTGGAGTGATTTATGCTGGCGAAGGCACACGCTACTTTATTCCAGCAGAAATGATTCAAAAGTACACACCATACCAAAATGCAATCCTTTTTCATATCTCTTCAAGAATCACAGAAAACCGATACCCAAAAGAAAAATTTAAAGAAATTATCGATGCGCTTAAGGGAAAAGAGGTTGTTATCTCTGCCGAACCCGTTGATTTTGCGCAAGCACGATGGCTCGCTGAAAACACCCAAGCAGAGTTTATTAAAACCTCATCACTGAATGACCTTGGTGGGCTGATTGCAAACGTTAAATTATTTGTAACACTTGACGGAGGGGCAATGCATTTAGCTCCAGCCCTTGGCACAAAAACCATAGCATTAAGCGGTAAAACCAATATGAATCAGTGGCATCCGTGGGGATATGCCCATCTTGTCTTGCAAGATGAAAGTAAAAGAGCTGAGAATATCTCCATAGCAACCATACTCAAAACAATTCAAGAGAACCTATGAAAATTGACCTCTTTGAACTCTTTGTAAAATATGCTATCAAAAATAAAAAAATAAAAAAAATAAATGGCTGTATTGAGTCTTCTGAATTTCAGACAGTCGCTTTTCTAACCAACACGGCTATTGGAGATACTTTATTTAACACTCCTGTATTTAGGGCATTTAAAGAGTCTTTCCCTACAAAAAAAACAGTAGGGCTCTTTAATCCTGCAAACCTTTCTCTGTTTAAAACAAATCCTCATATCGATACTTTTCTCAGTTTTGATGGAAAATGGAATACCTTTTTTAAAACACTCAAAACACTGAAACAAGAGAAGCCTGACATTGTGTTTATCCTCCATTCCAATGAACCTCAAGCAACACCTCTTGCCGTTTTATGTGGCGCAAAATATGTCATCAAAATACCCAATGACAAAAATACCTATGCCTCTTTTCACTCAAATCCAAAGATTGCTCAAAATCTCGATAAACATGGTATTTTTGATCGCTTAAAGCAATTAGAATATATCAATATTGGTGCTTCCAATCCAACACTGGAACTCTTTTTAAAGCCCGAATGGGTTCAAACAGTCGATACTTTTTTTAACATGAGGGCCATAGCAGACGATGATATTCTGATTGGTTTTCAAGTAGGTGCGTCCACTAAAAGTAGAATGTGGTTTGAAGATAAATGGATCGAACTTGGGAAAAAACTTTTAGAGATCAATCCAAAAATAAAAATAATTCTCACAGGTTCTCCTGCGGAAAAAAAACTCACTAAACCTATCAAAAAAGCGTTACAAAGCGATCATGTTTTTGATTGTACAGGCATGTTTCCATTAGGCTCAGCAGCGGCACTTATTGGTAAACTCAATCTACTTATTACTCCAGACACCGGCCCTTTGCACATCGCAACTGCACTTAAAACGCCAACAATAGGGTTATTTGCAGTAGCAGATCCAAAAAATTCAAACGCATGCTACGATACACCGATACACCCTTTTATCAAAAAACCTAAAACGTGTGTTCCCTGTGTCGCCAAAAGATGTACCTATCAAAAGTGTATGTTACAGATAGAACCGGATGAGATTATAGAAACCATTCATCGGTACACTTTACTATGAAAAAAATACTTTTTATTGACACGGGAAAAGAGTATGGTGGAGGAACAAAGAGTTTCTTATATCTTCTTCAAGAATTACTTAAAGATCAAGAGCTTGATATCTATGTTCATTTTGAATATGACTATGCGTACAGCGGTACAACTATCTCCAAAGCAATTCACGCGATGGGAGCAAAATTCATTTATTCTGAGCCTAAAAAAAAGTTAACAAAATTCAAAAAAGAGTTGTTCAGAGCTATTTCAAAGAAGCTTCTTAGATCCATACAATACAAAATTAATTTTGAATATGCCAGTAATCTTCTTCGAAAAAACAACTATGATATTGTGCATTTAAATAACCATTTTAGTGAAAATCTTTACTATATAGAAGCTGCGAATCAACTCAAAATGAAGGTTATTCAACATTTGCGGAAAAATTCGCCTGTCGAATCAGAAAAATTGGAAAAATTAAGACAACTCTCATTTACGCCCATCAGTGTTTCCAAATCAACCTATAATTACTATAATGCAATCTTACCGATCGATCAAAATATTATTTACAATCCCGTCATAATGCCTCCCATGGAAATCTCTTCTAGCCCTCAAGATACTATAAACATCCTTATGCCAGCAAATTTTTTGTCTCTCAAAGGACATGCTCTTGTCTTTAAAGCATTCCTTGATATCACACGCAAAGATCTCAGGCTTCTTTTGGCTGGTGACGGTACTTTTGAGGGAGAACCACTTAAAAACTATACCCTCTTAAAACAAAAGGGTATCCTTATAGACTTAGGATTTGTTACCAATATAGAAGATTTTTATCTCTCTTCGGATTATGTTCTAAATTTTTCAGAAAATGAGGGTTTACCAAGAGCCGTCCTTGAAGGATTATCGCTTGGCTGTGGCATTATTGCTTCAGATATACCTATCGAAAAAGAGCTATACGATATTTGTGAGAATAAAAACAATTTTTACATCATACCGAGAAATCCAACGGCACTTTTAGAGTTACTGAATCACATAAAACCTATCCAAGAGAAGAAAAAAGATCTAAACATTATAGAAACATTTAGCATTCAGCACTATGTTGACTCTGTAAAAAATCTTTATAAAGCGCTTTTATAAAATTGGCTATCGCTTCTTCTTGGGAGTGTGTTATAGTATATAAATCAGGACATTTTCCCTTATAAGAAGCCCTAAAAACAGATGAATAAGGGGCACAAGGAGCATTGGACTGGACAATGAGCGACTTCTCATAGATAGGTCTTTGTTCCCTCCAAAAACAAGGTCCTGCAAAGTTGATTGTTGGGACATTGACGCTATCTGCAATATAACTATTGCCTGTATCTGAAGATATATAGAGATTTAGAACAGACATACGAGAAGGAAGCTCGCGAAGAGGGATTTGCCCTAACATGGAAATAATTGGATTTTTTGCATGAATATTTTTAGATAAATTTTCAAGATACACGTTTTCGTTTTCTAACCCAAAAATGTAGACCTCGCACTCAATCTCATCTAAAATAGCAAAAACTTTTTTCCATGTTTCACTATCAATCGTTTTTATTTTATTCCCAGCACTTAAACTCACACCCACTTTAAATTTATTACTTTTTAGAGGCATGTTTTGGGGAATGACCAGAGGTTTTTGTAACATTTTCCAATACCGATTTCGATCTAAACCCTCACCTATCATTTTTAAGTAGGTATCAATCGTAAGATCTTCAACGCTATGTTTTATTGTTTTCATATTGGAATTTAACAGTGTCAAATACCACTTATCCGCATACGTTGAAAGAGTCACTGTATTTTTGGAAAAACACATCTTTGCTAAAAAAAGATTGAGGCTATTAGGGATGAGAACATACACCGTGTGATAGTTGTTGAAAAAAAGTAAAAGCGCTAGTTGAATTTTTTGCCATATACTTTTTTTATACACGTTAACAACATATATTTGCTCAATTCTTTCATCATGATTTGCAAAAGGAAGATTGACGTGGTCCATTAAAATATCTGTTTTTTCTAAAACCTCGAACATGGGTGTCGTGTTGGCATAATCACCTATTTTTGCAGTTTGTATAACCAAATTTTTCTTTTTACATGTACGAAAAAAACTTACCAGAAACATTAATGGAAAGAAAATGATATATAGTATAAAATATCCCAAATATTAACCTTTAAAGGGGTTTAGTGAATAAATTACGTCATTTTACAGAAAAATACTATTTTTTATTCTTGTTTATTTATATTCTTTTTTTACCTATTGCACACACGGCATCCGTCCAAGCAATTTCGTTAGCTTTATTTGTT
This Sulfurospirillum arsenophilum NBRC 109478 DNA region includes the following protein-coding sequences:
- a CDS encoding glycosyltransferase family 9 protein, whose product is MVIQTAKIGDYANTTPMFEVLEKTDILMDHVNLPFANHDERIEQIYVVNVYKKSIWQKIQLALLLFFNNYHTVYVLIPNSLNLFLAKMCFSKNTVTLSTYADKWYLTLLNSNMKTIKHSVEDLTIDTYLKMIGEGLDRNRYWKMLQKPLVIPQNMPLKSNKFKVGVSLSAGNKIKTIDSETWKKVFAILDEIECEVYIFGLENENVYLENLSKNIHAKNPIISMLGQIPLRELPSRMSVLNLYISSDTGNSYIADSVNVPTINFAGPCFWREQRPIYEKSLIVQSNAPCAPYSSVFRASYKGKCPDLYTITHSQEEAIANFIKALYKDFLQSQHSAEC
- a CDS encoding glycosyltransferase family 4 protein; the protein is MKKILFIDTGKEYGGGTKSFLYLLQELLKDQELDIYVHFEYDYAYSGTTISKAIHAMGAKFIYSEPKKKLTKFKKELFRAISKKLLRSIQYKINFEYASNLLRKNNYDIVHLNNHFSENLYYIEAANQLKMKVIQHLRKNSPVESEKLEKLRQLSFTPISVSKSTYNYYNAILPIDQNIIYNPVIMPPMEISSSPQDTINILMPANFLSLKGHALVFKAFLDITRKDLRLLLAGDGTFEGEPLKNYTLLKQKGILIDLGFVTNIEDFYLSSDYVLNFSENEGLPRAVLEGLSLGCGIIASDIPIEKELYDICENKNNFYIIPRNPTALLELLNHIKPIQEKKKDLNIIETFSIQHYVDSVKNLYKALL